The genomic region CCCGCTGGGGTTCGTCAGGCCCGCCGGTGGGCTATCTCGTCTGGCCCGACGGTGCGAAGGCGCCGCTGGCGTCCCGCGCCGAGGAGCTGGTCGTCCTGGCTGCCCAGGAGGCCGTCCCACGGTGAGGCCGGACGTCGGGCGGCAGGGCGCACGCGCCCGGGACTTGAAATCCTACCTGTCTGATAGGAAAATCGGTTCATGCTGCTTGTTCGGCTGTTCACCTCCCGCCGAGTCGTCGACCTGATGAGGGTCGCCGCGCAGCTCTGTCCGACGGCGCCCAGCCCCGCCTGAGCGGGCCGCCCCTGCCGCCTGGACCCATCCCTCGGGAGGAACGCCATGACCTCGTCCGCGGACGACGTGACCGATGCCGACGCCGATGCGCTGCGGACGTTGCTGCGCCACCAGGCCAGCACCGTCACGGTGGTCACCGCCCCCGGCTCGCCGCCGGTCGGCTTCACCGCGACCTCGTTCACCTCGGTGTCGCTGTCGCCACCGATCGTCTCGTTCTGCCTGAACCTCGGCTCGTCGAGTTGGCCGACGCTGGGGCGGGCCCGACACGTGGCGGTGCATCTGCTCGCCCACGGCCAGCACGAGTTGGCCCAGACCTTCGCCACCAGCGGCATCGACAGGTTCGCCGCGCCCACCCGGTGGCGGCCCGGCCCGCAGGGTGCGCCAATTCTCGACGGCACCCTGGCCTGGCTCCTGTGTCGGGTCGTCGACCGGGTGACGGTCGGCGACCACGTCGTGGTGCTGGCCGAGCCGGAACTGCTGCGGCACGCCGACGTGGGCTCGCCGTTGCTCTACCACCGAGGCCGTTACGCCGGTCTCGCGGACGCTCCGGACGGGCCGGTCCGTCGGGCCGCCGCCTGACGGCTCACAACCTGACGGCCATCCCGGCCGACGCGGGGCGGTGACTGCCCCGACCGGCCGCGACCTGACCGGAGCGCCGGCCCGCCACAATTCGGGAGGATGCCATGCGTGCCATCGTCGCCGCACCGGATGCTGTCGACGGGTTCCGGGTGACGGAGGTTCCCGACCCGGCGCCCGGGCCGGGGCAGGTGCTCGTCGAGGTGCGGCACGCCGCCGTCAACGCCGGCGAGGTCCGCCACCTCGACGTCTGGCCGGCCGGCAGCGTGCTCGGCCACGACGCCGCCGGGCACGTGCTGCGCGGCGCCGAGGACGGCAGCGGCCCCCGGCCGGGTGACCGGGTGCTCGCCTTCGGGCAGGGGGCCTGGGCGCAGCGTGCGGTGTACGAGGTGGACAGTGTCGCGGTGGTTCCCCCGGCCGTCGACCTGGCCGAGGTGGCCGCGCTGCCGATGGTCGGCCTCACCGCGTTGCGCACGCTGCGGGCGTCCGGTCCGCTGCGCGGTCGCCGGGTGCTGGTCACCGGCGCGTCCGGGGGAGTGGGTCGGGTGGCGGTCCAACTCGCCCGGCACTTCGGCGCGTACGTGCTCGCGGTGGTCGGCTCGGCGGCGCGGGGCGAGGGACTGGCCGCGCTCGGCGCCGACGAGGTGATCGTCGGCCTCGATGGCGGCGTCGAGCATGTCGACGTGGTGCTGGAGACCGTGGGCGGCGCCCAGTTGGTGGCCGCGTGGGGTCTGCTGACGCCCGGTGGGGTGCTGCACAGCATCGGCTGGGCATCCGGTGCGCCTGCCGTCTTCCCGGTGAACTCGACCTTCGCCCCGGGCGTCGCGCGAACGCTGCGGTCCTTCGGCGACACGTCGTCGCCGGCGGCGGATCTGGCGCTGCTGGTGGACCTCGTGGCCCGGGGAGTGTTGCGGGCGCCGATCGGCTGGCGCGGATCGTGGCACCACCTCGGGGAGGCGGTCGGCGCGCTGCGGGAGCGTCGGGTGCCGGGGAAGATCCTGCTCGATCTGGACTGAGCACGGCGTCGGGCGGCTGCCCGGTGGGCCGGTCCCGGCTCGCGTGCACGTCCGGGCCGGACCACCGGACACAATCCCTTTAAATCCTATAGCTTTAGTAGGTATTACGTCAACGAATCGGCCCCGCCACGTGCGATAGCCGACATCCGTCGATCGATTCGTTGACACCACCCCGGCGGTGACTGTGGACTCGGCTCATGTCCAGCGAGCTGCGGCTGACGATCCGCGGCCACATCGACTTCGGTCGGGTGTGGTCGAGTTCCTGTCTGGCCTGACCCGGCACCCTCGCCCGTACCCGGCCCGCCACACCGGCCGCCGAGGTGGGGCTCACCGCCGAGCCGACCGCCGCGCCATCCGCACCGACACCCCCTGACCGGCCCGCCCAACCGCGCGGGAGTCGGGTGTCGGCGTACCCGAAACCGCCTGTCTGGACAGGAGACCTCGCCATGCCCGCCCGCCGTCTGCGTACTCTCGCCGCCGCCACAATCGCCCCGCTGCTCGCCGTCCTCGCCGGTTGCTCCACAGGCGCCGCCCCCGCCGCCGAGGCGGCCGGCGAGCCCCGCTCCGGCGGCGCCCTCACCTGGGCCGTGGAGACCGAGCCGATCACCCTCAACCCGCACCAGTACGCCCAGGCCAAGGCCCGCCTCCTGGTCTGGAACACCTTCGAGTCCCTGCTCACGTACGACAAGCAGGGAAAGCTGGTGCCCTGGCTCGCCACCGGCTGGCAGGCCGCCCCGGACGGCAGGTCCTACACCCTGACGCTTCGCGACGGGGTGACCTTCACCGACGGGACGCCGCTGGACGCGGCCGCAGTCAAGGCCAACATCGACAAACTCCGCGAGCCCGGGTACGCGCCGGGCGTCGCCGCCGTGCAACTGCGCAACCTCAAGGCCGTCGAGGTGGTCGACCCGCGCACCGTACGGCTCATCCTCACCACGCCCGACGTGCTCATCCTCGACTTCCTCGCCTCCCCGCAGGGCGCCCAGGTCTCGCCGAAGTCGCTTCGCGAGGCGAAGAACCTCAAGGCCGGCGGCGTCGACGTCGTCGGCACCGGGCCGTTCGTGCTGGACCGCTACGTCCCCGGCCAGGAGCTGCACTACCGGCGCAATCCCGGCTACGACTGGGCGCCGCCCACCGCGACCCACACCGGCCCCGCCTACCTTGACGAGATCACCTACCGGTTCCTCAAGGAGTCGGCGGTGCGCGTCGGCGCCCTCACCTCCCGCCAGGTGCAGCTCGTCGAGGGCGTGCCCGCCACCGACCAGCCCCTGGTGACCGCCAACCGGACGCTGCGCCTCACCCGGGAGCTGAACTCCGGCTCGGCCTACTCCTACTACTTCAACACCTCGCACGCGCCCTTCGACGACCTGCGGGTCCGGCAGGCGTTCCGGGAGGCCGTCGATGTCGACACCGTGCTGAGGTCTGTCTACCGCGACACCGCCACCCGCGCCTGGAGCGTGATCAGCCCGTCCAGCCCGCTGTACGACAAGAGCCTCGACGGCGGGTACGGCGGCGACGTCGCCAAGGCGAACGCCCTGCTCGACCAGGCCGGCTGGGCGACGCGTGACGCGGAGGGCTTCCGGGTGCGCGACGGCAGGCGGCTCACCGTACGGCTGGTGCAGGCCGCCCCGTACGTCCGCGACCGCCGCGACGTCCTCGCGCAGGCCGTCCAGGCCGCCGTGAAGCAGAGCGCCGGCATCGACCTGAAGATCGCACTTGTCGACCAGGGCACCGCCACCCAGGCGTTCGAGCGCAACGCGTACGAGGTCTTCGACAACTCGCGAGCCGACACCGACGCGGGCGCGGCGCTGAACCTGCTGCTGCACTCGAAGGGCGGCATCAACCGCACCCGCGCCAACGATCCCCGCACCGACAAGCTCCTGGAAGCCGGTCAGGCCACCGCCGATCAAGCGAAGCGGGCCGGCATCTACGCGCAGCTCCAACAGCGTGTCGTCGCCGAGCAGGCCCTGGTGCTCCCGCTCTACGCGCCGGCCGACCAGATCGCGGCCAGCACCAGCGTCGGCGGGGTCCGCTTCGAGCCCACCGCCGGGGTTCCCGCAAGCGCGTACGACCTGTGGATCGGCAGGTGACATGAACAGCTCACCCCTGCGCGCGGCGGCCCGCCGGCTCGCCGCCGGACTTGTCGTCCTCTGGGCCGCCGCCACCGCCGCGTACCTGGCCCTGCTTGTCGCGCCCGGAAACACGGTGGACACGATCGTCGGCGACGGGGCGGACACCCCGCAGATCCGTGCCCAGATCATCGCCGAGTGGAGCCTGGACCGGCCCGCGGTCGTCCAGTACCTCGACTACCTGCGGCGGCTCGCCGGCGGCGACCTGGGCCGCTCCTACTTCCTGCAACGGCCCGTCGCAGAGGTGATCGGCGAACAGCTCGCACCCACGCTCGCCCTCGCCCTCGCCGCCGCGGGCCTCGGGGTGCTGCTCGCCCTCGTCCTCGCCGTCGCCACCGCCGGGGACCGTCGTCCCTGGCTCCGCAGGGCCAGCTCCGGCGCCGAACTGCTGCTGGTCTCCACCCCACCCTTCCTGATCGGCATCGTGCTGCTCAGCGTCCTGTCGTTCCGGTTCGGACTGTTCCCGGTCTCCGGCGACCAGGGCATCGGCGCGCTGGTGCTGCCCGCCGTCACGCTTGCGCTGCCCGTCGCGGGACTGCTCGCCCAGGTGCTCCGCGACGGGCTCGACCGGGCACTCGACGAGCCGTTCGTGCTGACCGCCCGGTCCCGGGGCGTACGGGAACGAACTGTGCTCCTGCGGCACGCGCTGCGGCACGCGCTGCTGCCGGCCGTCACCCTTGCCGGCTGGCTCTTCGGCATCCTGCTGGGCGGCGCCGTCATCGTCGAGCAGGTCTTCGGTCGACCCGGCCTCGGCCAGGTCACTCTCACGGCGGTGACAAGCAAGGACATGCCTGTGGTGCTGGCGGTGGTCACCCTGTCCGCCGCCGTCTACGTCGCGGTCAACACCATCGCGGACCTGACGTACCTGCTTGTCGACCCGCGCCTGAGGAGGAGCTGACCCGATGACAGTCACCCTGGCCCCGGCAACCACCGACGCGCACATACCCCACCCGTCCACCCCGCCCGCCCCGACCGTCCGCCGACGCCGGTGGCGACCAGGGCTGCTCACCGCCGGGGCGTACCTGCTCCTGCTCGTGGTCGCCGCGGTCTGGCCGGCGGTCCTGGCGCCCGGTGACCCGCTCGCGGCGGACCCGCTGGGAGTGCTCGAAGCGCCGAGCGCCGCGCACTGGTTCGGCACCGACCACCTCGGCCGTGACGTGTGGACCCGGGTCGTGCACGGGGCCGGGCACTCGCTCACCATCGGGGTGGCCGCCACGGCGATCGCTGTCACCGGCGGCGTGCTGCTCGGTCTGCTCGCCGGTCTCACCCACCGGCTCGCCGACGAGACCCTCAGCCGCGCCTTCGACGCCATCTCGGCCTTTCCGATCCTGCTCCTGGCGTTGCTGTTCATCGCCGTCGCCGGGCCGGGCACGGTCAGCCTGATCATCGCCATCGGCGTCGCCACCCTGCCGCACCACGCCCGGGTGGTGCGTGGTCAGACACTGCTCGTCCGCCGCGCCGCATACGTCGAACAGGCAGTCACCTTCGGCCTGTCCCGACGCCGGCTGGTGGCGCGGCACGTCCTGCCCAACGTGATCGGCCCGGTGCCGGTTCTCGCGGTGATCGGGCTCGGCGAGGCGATCATGATCGCCGCCGGGCTCAGCTTCCTCGGCATGGGTCCACAGCCACCGTCGCCCGAGTGGGGCGCGATGCTCTCCGAGGGACGCAACTACCTCCAGGTGGCCTGGTGGATCACCGTCCTGCCCGGCGTCGCGGTCACCGCGACAGTCGTGGCGTTGACAGTCGTCGGCCGGCACTGGCAGACCCGCTTCGACGGGCGGCAGCGCTGATGGCCCCCCTGCTCGCGGTCGAGGACCTGCACGTCGACTTCGACACCCCCACCGGACGGGTCGCGGCGGTCCGAGGGATCAGCCTCACCGTCGAGCGCGGCGAGTGCGTGGCCATCGTCGGCGAGTCCGGGTCCGGCAAGAGCGTCACCGCCCGTACCCTGGTCGGCCTCGCCGGCCCCGGCGCGAGCGTCCGCGCCGCCCGGCTCGACCTTGCCGGCCAGGATGTCCGTGGCCACCGCCCACGGGACTGGCGACGGGTACGCGGACGGCTCGCCGGGCTCGTCCTGCAGGACGCGTTGGTCTCCCTCGACCCGCTGCGTACCGTGGGCGCCGAGATCGGCGAGGTGCTCGCCACCCACGGCATCGTCGGCCGCCGCGAACGGGCCGGCCGGGTCACCCATTTGCTCGACGAGGTCCACCTCCCGGAGCCGGAGCGCCGCGCCCGGCAGTACCCGCACCAGCTCTCCGGCGGGCTGCGGCAGCGGGCGCTCATCGCCTCGGCGATCGCCGGGGAACCGGCCCTGCTCATCGCCGACGAGCCGACCACCGCGCTTGACGTCACCGTGCAGGCGCAGATCCTGCGGCTGCTCGCCGAGCGGCGGGCAGCCGGGGTGAGTCTGCTGCTGATCAGCCACGACCTCGCGGTGGTCGCCCAGGTCGCCGACCGGGTGCTGGTCATGCGCGACGGTCGGATCGTCGAGCACGGCCCCACCGCCGGGCTGCTGCGGGCCCCGGCACATCCGTACACCCGGCAGTTGCTGGCGGCGGTGCCCTCGGCGTCGTCGCGGGGGTACCGGCTCGCCGCCGCCGCGGTCGGGCGTGACGGCGGCGTCGCGCGGCGGGAGGCGCTGCCCGCCCGTCCCGAGGTCCGCCCGGGCGACACGCTTCTCGACGCGACCGGGTTGACCAAGAGGTACGGCGACCACACGGTCGTGCGGGACGTCTCCTTCACCATCGCGCGGGGCGAGACGTTGGGGCTGGTGGGGGAGTCCGGGTCCGGTAAGAGCACCCTGGCCCGGATCGTCGCCGGCCTCCTGGCCGCCGACTCCGGCGCCGTCACCTTCGAGAACGCGCCGTGGTCCGGGGTGCCCGAACGGGTCCGTCGCCCGCTGCGCCGCCGGCTGCAACTGATCTCCCAGGACCCCCTGAGCTCCTTCGACCCGCGCTACCGCGTAGCCCAGGTCGTCGGGGAGAACCTCGACCCCGACGTCCGTCGGGGCGATCGCCGCGACCGTGTCGTCGACCTGCTGCGTCGCGTCGGCCTCGGGCCGGAGCTGCTCGACCGGCACCCGCGACAGCTCTCCGGCGGACAGCGGCAGCGCGTCGCCATCGCCCGCGCGATCGCCCCACGACCCACCCTGATCGTCTGCGACGAGCCGGTCTCCGCGCTCGACGTCTCGGTCCAGGCCCAGGTCCTCGACCTGCTGGCCGATCTGCGTGCCACCGACGGCACGGCTCTGCTCCTCATCTCCCACGACCTGGGCGTGGTGCACCACCTCAGCGACCGCGTGCTGGTCATGCACGACGGCGCGGTGGTCGAGCAGGGCCCGGTCGGCGATGTCTTCACCTACCCCCGACACGACTACACCCGGTCCCTGCTCGACGCGTTGCCCACGCTCGTCACGGCCGGCCGACCGCAGGAGGTACGCCAATGACCGAGAAGACCCTGCACCTGGCCGTGGCACTTGACGGCCTGGGCTGGCACCCGGCGGCCTGGCGGCGCTCGCGCGCCGGAGCGTCAGCGCCGCTGACCGCCCGCTACTGGGCCGCGCTCGCCGGCGAGGCCGAGAAGGCCACTCTGGACCTGCTCACCATCGAGGACAGCCTCGACCTCCAGTCGTCGCGGCCCGACGGCCCGGACGGCCGCGCCGACGAGCTCCGGGGGCGTCTCGACGCGGTGCAGATCGCGGCCGGGGTCGCCCCGCTGACCCGGCACATCGGGCTGGTCCCGACCACCAGCACCACCCACACCGAACCGTTCCACGTCTCGACCGCCGTGGCCACGCTTGACCACATCAGCGGTGGGCGGGCCGGTTGGCGGCCCCGGGTCTCGGCCCGCCGAGCCGAGGCCGGGCACTTCGGCCGCCGCGAGATCCCCGTGCTGGACCCGACCCGGCTCGACGAGCCGGAGACGGTACGGCTCGTCGGCGACCTCTTCGCCGAGGCCGGCGACGCGGTGGACGTGGTACGCCGACTCTGGGACAGCTGGCAGGACGACGCCGAGATCCGGGACGTGGCGACAGGCCGTTTCGTGGATCGGGACCGGCTGCACTACGTCGACTTCACCGGGCGGTGGTTCTCGGTCAAGGGCCCCTCCATCGTGCCCCGGTCACCGCAGGGCCAGCCGGTGGTCGCCGTGCTGGCCCACTCGTCGGTGCCGTACGCCTTCGCCGCCCGGCACGCCGACGTCGTCTTCGTCACCCCGACCGACCCCGGACACGCCGCCGCCGTCGTCGCGGAGGTCCGGGCTGTCGAGGAGACAGTCGGCCGCGGCGGGCCACCGCTGCGCGTCCTCGCCGACCTGGTCGTGCTGCTCGACGAGACGCCGACGCTCGCCCGCAAGCGCAGGAACCGTCTCGACGACCTGCACGGCGCGCCGTTCACGTCGGACGCGGCCCTCTTCTCCGGTACGCCGGGGCAGCTCGTCGACCTGCTGGTCGAGTGGCACCGGGCCGGGGTGGACGGTTTCCGGCTGCGGCCGGCCGTCCTCCCCGACGATCTGACCGCGATCACCCGGGCGCTGGTGCCGGCGCTGCGTGCACGCGGTCTCTTCCGCGCCGGATATCCGGGCGGGACGCTTCGTGGCCTGCTCGGCCTGACCCGACCGGCCAGCCGCTACGCCGTCGCCGCGACCGCCTGAGTCTGGAGACCGTCATGCCCAAGCAGATCATCCTGGCCGCGCACTTCCCCGGCGTGAACAACACCACGGTCTGGAGCGATCCGGACTCCGGCAGCCAGATCGACTTCTCCTCCTTCGTCCACCTGGCCCGCACGGCGGAACGGGGCACGTTCGACTTCATCTTCCTCGCCGAAGGGCTGCGCCTGCGCGAGCAGCGAGGCCGCATCCACGACCTGGACGTGGTCGGCCGCCCGGACACGTTGACCCTGCTCGCCGCCCTCGCCGCGGTCACCACCCACCTGGGCCTGGCCGGCACGCTCAACACGACCTTCCGGGAGCCGTACGAGCTGGCCCGCCAGTTGGCCAGCCTCGACCACCTCTCCGGTGGGCGGGCCGCCTGGAACGTCGTCACCACCTCCGACGCGTTCACCGGGGAGAACTTCCGCCGGGGCGGCTACCTCGACCGTTCGCTGCGCTACGAACGGGCCGCCGAGTTCGTGCGTACCGCCCGGACGCTGTGGGAGTCGTGGCCGGCGGGAGCGATCGTGGGGGACCAGGACGGCGGCCGGTACGTCGCGGACGCCGACCCGGGCGCCTTCGCCCACCACGGCGACCAGTTCGACATCGCCGGGCACTTCACCGTTCCGCGCAGTCCGCAGGTGCACCCGGTGATCCTGCAGGCCGGCGACTCGCCCGACGGGCGCGAGTTCGCGGTGTCCAGCGCGGATGCGATCTTCTCGCGGCACGGCACCCTGGAGGCCGGTCAGGAGTTCTACCGGGACGTGAAGTCCCGGCTGGCCCGGTTCGGTCGCCACCCCGACGAGTTGAAGATCATTCCCGGGGTCACAGTCGTCCTCGGTGACACCGACGCCGAGGCGCAGGAACGCGCCCACCACATCCGCCGCCAGCAGGTCAGTCCGCAGACCGCGATCCTGTTGGTGGAGCAGCTGTGGAACCGTGACCTGTCCGGGTACGACCCCGACGGCCCGCTGCCCGCCGAGGACCCGGACGTCACCGCCGACACGATCAGCAGGGGTCGGGCCGGCATGTACCCCGACCCGGTCGCCACCGCCCGGCAGTGGCGGACGTTGGCCGAGGAGAAGGGCCTCGGCATGCGCGACCTGGTCATCGAGGTCACCGGCCGGCAGTCGTTCGTCGGCACCGCGCGGCAGGTCGCCGAGCGGATGGACCACTTCGTGCAGTCCGACGCCGCCGACGGGTTCATCCTGGTGCCGCACCTGACCCCGGGTGGTCTCGACGAGTTCGTCGACCAGGTCGTTCCGCTGCTGCAGGAGCGCGGAGTGTTCCGCGCCGAGTACACCGGCACCACCCTGCGTGACCACCTCGGCCTCGGCCCCGCCCGCCCGGTCACCCCGGTCGGTGCGGCGTGAGCCCGCCGGTCACCGTGTGCCGGCGACGCGGGGACGATCCGGACGCCGCCGCCCTGCGCGCGGCGATGACCACGGAACTGCGTCGGCGGTACGCCGACCGCCCCGCCGACCCGATCCACCTGCCGGACACCCAGGTGCTCGCCCCGACCTCGGTGGCCTGGACGGGTGTGGCGTACACCGTCGACGCCACGCCGGTCGGGCACGCCGCGCTGCGCTGGCACGGCCCCGACCTGGAACTCAAACGGATGTACGTGCTGCCCGCCCATCGGGGGCGCGGAGTCGCCGCGATCCTGCTCGACGCGGTCCGCGAGGCCGCCGGCCAGCTCGGCGCGGCACGGATCGTGCTGCAGACCGGTGACCGCCAGCCCGACGCGGTCCGCCGGTACGAGCGGGCGGGCTACCACCCGATCCCGGTCTTCGCCCCGTACGACGCCCTGCCGTACTCGCGCTGCTTCGCCCTTGCGGTGCGCCCGCCCCTGACCCTGCCGCCGAAAGTGACGGTCCCGGCATGAAGTTTCTGCTGATAACCCTGATCACCCATCTGCCCGACCCGGTCACCGGCCGGCGCAGGAGCACCACCGACCGGTTCCGCGAGGTGATCGACACCGCAGTTCTCGCCGAGGAGCTCGGCTTCGACGGGTACGGCGTCGGCGAGCGGCACGAACGCCCCTTCATCTCCTCCTCGCCGCCTGTGGTGCTGAGCCACATCGCGGCCCGGACCGCCACGATCCGGCTCTTCACCGCTGTCACCACCCTGAGCCTGCTCGATCCGGTCCGCGCCTACGAGGACTACGCCACCCTCGACCACCTCTCCGACGGACGGCTCGAACTGATCATCGGCAAGGGCAACGGCGCCGCGCAGGCCCAGCTCTTCCACGTCACCGCCGACGACCAGTGGGACCGCAACCGGGAGGGCTACGAGCTGTTCCGTCGGCTCTGGCGGGAGGAGAAGGTGACCTGGTCCGGGACGTACCGGCCGTCGCTCACCGAGGCCGAGACCTGGCCCCGCCCGCTGCAACAGCCCATCCGGGTCTGGCACGGCAGTGCCACCAGCAGGGAGTCGGTCGACCTCGCCGCCCGCTACGGCGACCCGATCTTCTCGGCCAACGTCACCAACCCCATCGAGCCCTACGCCGAGCTGATCCGCCACTACCGGGATCGGTGGGTCCACTACGGACACGACCCGGCCGACGCCCTCGTCGGCGCCGGGACCGCGGGATTCCACGTGGCGCGCACGTCGCAGGAGGCGATCGAGAGGTACCGGCCGATCTTCGACGCCCGGCTCGCCGCGTTCGGCCGGCTCGGCATTCCGCCGGTCTTCCACACCCTGTCCGACGCCATCGAGCGCAGCTCGATGCTCGTGGGAAGTCCGCAGCAGATCATCGACAAGGTGCTGCGCTACCACGAGCAGTTCGGCCACGAGGTCATCCACCTCCAGGCCGACCACGACGGGCTGACCGACAAGCAGCACCGGGAGAGCCTGGAGCTGTTCCAGGCCGAGGTGGCGCCGGTGCTGCGCCGGGAGATCCCCAGCCGCCCCTTCCGCGCGCCGGTGACCGCCGTCGCGCCGGCCTGACCAGAAACGGGGACCACGATGTCAGCGACCCCTCTGTCCGTTCTCGATCTCTGCCCGGTTCCCGCCGGCGGCACCGTCACCGACGCGCTGCGCAACACGGTCGACCTGGCCGGCCGGGCCGAGCAGTCCGGCTACCACCGCTACTGGCTGGCCGAGCACCACCTCGCCGCAGGCGTGGCCAGTTCGGCGCCGGCCGTGCTCATCGGGCAGGTGGCCTCGGCCACAAGCGTGCTCCGCGTCGGCTCCGGCGCGGTCCAGGTCGGCCACCGCACCGCCCTGTCGGTGGTCGAGGAGTTCGGCACCCTCGCCGCCCTGTATCCGGGGAGGATCGACCTCGGCCTGGGCCGGTCCGGACAGCGGCGTGTGGAGGCCGTCCGAGAACTCGCCGCGTCCACCCCGCCGCCGCAGGCCGAGGCCCGGGTGGTCGACGGACTGCTGATCCCGCCGCCGTTCTCCTACGCCGGCGTGCTCGCCTCCCCCCGATTCGCCCTGAGCAGCTCGCTGCTGCACCAGCCGGGCGCGCAACCGCCGGCCTTCGCCGACCAGCTGGCCGACGTGCTGGCCCTGCTGCGCGGCGACTACACCGACGCCGACGGCCTGGACGCGCACGCCGTTCCGGGGGAGGGCGCCGACCTGCGGGTGTGGCTGCTGGGCAGCAGCGGCGGGGAGAGCGCACAACTCGCCGGCGCGCTGGGCCTGCCCTTCGCCGCCAACTACCACGTCAGCCCCTCCTCGGTGCTCGACGCGGTCGCCGCCTACCGGGCCGCGTTCCGGCCCTCGGCCGTGTTGACGCAGCCGTACGTGGTGGTCTCCGCCGACGTCGTGGTCGCCGAGACCGACGAGGCCGCACACCGCCTCGCCACGCCGTACGGGCCCTGGGTGCGCAGCATCCGCAGTGGCGAGGGGGCCATCCCGTTCCCCAGCCCGGAACAGGCCGCCGCGCTGCCCTGGACCGACGCCGACCGTCGGCTCGTCGCCGACCGGGTCGACACGCAGTTCGTCGGCTCGCCCGGCACGGTCACCGAGCGACTGCGGACCCTGCGCGACGTCACGGGCGCCGACGAGTTGCTGATCACCACGATCACGCACGCGCACGCCGACCGGGTCAGCTCCTACGAGCTGCTCGCCAAGGAGTGGCGGGACTGACCGCGCTCGTCGCCGTACACGGCTGCCGGTTCCCCTGGTCGTCGAGCGCTGCCATAATGACTGTGGCGCCCGTCGATACGGCCGGGCCCGGGGGAAGCCCTCCGCGGAGCGCGGATGGTGGGTCGTAACCCGGAGGCCGCCATGGACCTTGTCCCCGACACCAGCGCCCTTTCCCCCATCGTCGATCTGCTCGGCGCCGCGCTGCAACTGGCAGCCGCGGTGGTCAGCCTGCTTGCCGTCGGCGCCGCCCGTGGCCGTCGCGGAGATCGACGTGGCAGGCGCGACGACGACGCCTCGGCCCCATAACGCGGGAATACGATCCAGCGGGGATGACCCGCAACATCCATGCACCTCAATATGATGATCGCTATCTCGAATCAAGGTGCGCTCACGAGGCGTACCGTCCTGATGCGGAGGAATGCATGGTTCGCTGGCGTACCCTCACCGGCCTGGTGGCCGCCGCGCTGGCCGCGGCCAGCCTCACCCTCGCGGCGCCCGCCGCCGCGGCCGACAGCCCCGTCACGCCGAACGTCGTGGGCGGCACCCGCGCCGCGCAGGGCGAGTTCCCGTTCATGGTGCGGCTCTCGATGGGGTGCGGCGGGGCCCTCTACAGCTCCCGGCTGGTGCTCACCGCGGCGCACTGCGTGGGTTCGACAGGCACCAACACCAGCATCACCGCGACCCTCGGGACTGTCGACCTCCAGTCGTCCAGCCGGATCACCGTCCGGTCCAACTACGTCTACCGCGCTCCCGGCTACAACGGCGCCGGGAAGGACTGGGCGCTGATCCGCCTGGCCACCCCCGTGACCGGGTTGAGCACGTTGAAGATCGCCACCACCACCGCGTACGACAGCGGCA from Micromonospora lupini harbors:
- a CDS encoding LLM class flavin-dependent oxidoreductase encodes the protein MTEKTLHLAVALDGLGWHPAAWRRSRAGASAPLTARYWAALAGEAEKATLDLLTIEDSLDLQSSRPDGPDGRADELRGRLDAVQIAAGVAPLTRHIGLVPTTSTTHTEPFHVSTAVATLDHISGGRAGWRPRVSARRAEAGHFGRREIPVLDPTRLDEPETVRLVGDLFAEAGDAVDVVRRLWDSWQDDAEIRDVATGRFVDRDRLHYVDFTGRWFSVKGPSIVPRSPQGQPVVAVLAHSSVPYAFAARHADVVFVTPTDPGHAAAVVAEVRAVEETVGRGGPPLRVLADLVVLLDETPTLARKRRNRLDDLHGAPFTSDAALFSGTPGQLVDLLVEWHRAGVDGFRLRPAVLPDDLTAITRALVPALRARGLFRAGYPGGTLRGLLGLTRPASRYAVAATA
- a CDS encoding NtaA/DmoA family FMN-dependent monooxygenase (This protein belongs to a clade of FMN-dependent monooxygenases, within a broader family of flavin-dependent oxidoreductases, the luciferase-like monooxygenase (LMM) family, some of whose members use coenzyme F420 rather than FMN.) — protein: MPKQIILAAHFPGVNNTTVWSDPDSGSQIDFSSFVHLARTAERGTFDFIFLAEGLRLREQRGRIHDLDVVGRPDTLTLLAALAAVTTHLGLAGTLNTTFREPYELARQLASLDHLSGGRAAWNVVTTSDAFTGENFRRGGYLDRSLRYERAAEFVRTARTLWESWPAGAIVGDQDGGRYVADADPGAFAHHGDQFDIAGHFTVPRSPQVHPVILQAGDSPDGREFAVSSADAIFSRHGTLEAGQEFYRDVKSRLARFGRHPDELKIIPGVTVVLGDTDAEAQERAHHIRRQQVSPQTAILLVEQLWNRDLSGYDPDGPLPAEDPDVTADTISRGRAGMYPDPVATARQWRTLAEEKGLGMRDLVIEVTGRQSFVGTARQVAERMDHFVQSDAADGFILVPHLTPGGLDEFVDQVVPLLQERGVFRAEYTGTTLRDHLGLGPARPVTPVGAA
- a CDS encoding GNAT family N-acetyltransferase, with the translated sequence MSPPVTVCRRRGDDPDAAALRAAMTTELRRRYADRPADPIHLPDTQVLAPTSVAWTGVAYTVDATPVGHAALRWHGPDLELKRMYVLPAHRGRGVAAILLDAVREAAGQLGAARIVLQTGDRQPDAVRRYERAGYHPIPVFAPYDALPYSRCFALAVRPPLTLPPKVTVPA
- a CDS encoding LLM class flavin-dependent oxidoreductase, with translation MKFLLITLITHLPDPVTGRRRSTTDRFREVIDTAVLAEELGFDGYGVGERHERPFISSSPPVVLSHIAARTATIRLFTAVTTLSLLDPVRAYEDYATLDHLSDGRLELIIGKGNGAAQAQLFHVTADDQWDRNREGYELFRRLWREEKVTWSGTYRPSLTEAETWPRPLQQPIRVWHGSATSRESVDLAARYGDPIFSANVTNPIEPYAELIRHYRDRWVHYGHDPADALVGAGTAGFHVARTSQEAIERYRPIFDARLAAFGRLGIPPVFHTLSDAIERSSMLVGSPQQIIDKVLRYHEQFGHEVIHLQADHDGLTDKQHRESLELFQAEVAPVLRREIPSRPFRAPVTAVAPA
- a CDS encoding LLM class flavin-dependent oxidoreductase; amino-acid sequence: MSATPLSVLDLCPVPAGGTVTDALRNTVDLAGRAEQSGYHRYWLAEHHLAAGVASSAPAVLIGQVASATSVLRVGSGAVQVGHRTALSVVEEFGTLAALYPGRIDLGLGRSGQRRVEAVRELAASTPPPQAEARVVDGLLIPPPFSYAGVLASPRFALSSSLLHQPGAQPPAFADQLADVLALLRGDYTDADGLDAHAVPGEGADLRVWLLGSSGGESAQLAGALGLPFAANYHVSPSSVLDAVAAYRAAFRPSAVLTQPYVVVSADVVVAETDEAAHRLATPYGPWVRSIRSGEGAIPFPSPEQAAALPWTDADRRLVADRVDTQFVGSPGTVTERLRTLRDVTGADELLITTITHAHADRVSSYELLAKEWRD